From a single Bactrocera tryoni isolate S06 unplaced genomic scaffold, CSIRO_BtryS06_freeze2 scaffold_800, whole genome shotgun sequence genomic region:
- the LOC120781972 gene encoding uncharacterized protein LOC120781972, whose protein sequence is MDNQHMRTKTERTTQEQLQHYVMFCKQHPELQGGKLTPTNPQGLQILWSELADNLNALRGPTRSAAMRRASLMHWKHQLRSRARKLKAHALATGGGSPINGITEFEEQAISTFGAAAVDGLPGVATLGHQEYFNLIFVGLYILFLHEAIIDPFYTYRFCSRCI, encoded by the exons ATGGATAATCagcatat GCGTACAAAAACGGAAAGGACAACTCAGGAGCAGCTGCAACATTATGTAATGTTTTGCAAGCAGCATCCTGAGTTGCAAGGGGGGAAGCTAACTCCGACCAACCCTCAAGGGCTGCAAATACTGTGGTCGGAgttagcagataatttaaatgcCTTAAGAGGTCCAACTCGGTCGGCAGCAATGAGGAGGGCG TCCTTAATGCATTGGAAACATCAGTTGCGATCGCGAGCGCGCAAACTGAAGGCACATGCGCTAGCGACTGGTGGAGGCTCTCCGATAAATGGAATAACTGAGTTCGAGGAGCAAGCCATTTCAACTTTTGGGGCAGCAGCGGTGGATGGATTGCCGGGTGTTGCAACTTTGGGTCACCaggaatattttaatttaatatttgtcggactatatattttatttttacatgagGCAATAATTGATCCGTTTTATACTTACAGGTTTTGCAGCCgttgtatttaa